The Dromaius novaehollandiae isolate bDroNov1 chromosome 9, bDroNov1.hap1, whole genome shotgun sequence nucleotide sequence TGAAGAATGTTCACATTCACTTCACTTCAcgctgacagaaagaaaaaaaacatggaaggTATGAGACCTTAAGTGTGAGCTCTGCACCTGGGAAGCAATGTGAAACAGTTAACTAGAATTCACAGCAAGTGTGCACTGCTATCAGTGCACACTAAGACagctcatgaaattcagcagcatTCTTCATAAGGGATTTTACTCACCCAAAACTTTTACACATGATACAGAGTAAGTTCCTTCCCTACAGATAGCATACATACCACTTCCCATCATCAGTAATTCTTACACTGTTTTTAGCATGACAGACAGATTCTGGAGGCAGAGGGAACAAAGTAGGGAGTTAGCTGCAAATACAAAAACCGACTTGGAATGAAAACTCTTCTTTAGTTTAGACTGTGCTGGGCCCACAAGGATTACTTGCACTCTACCCACTTTCATAAAGATCAGTTCCATGTTTTGATCACGCAAAACTAGCATTAGCACCTTCAAACCAGCTCTTTGCTGAAGTTTGAATGTCTCTAAAAAGAGGACGGAACAGATTGAAACATTATTCATGTAGGAAGATTAACTATTCAGAATGGATTGATATAATGGAATATACTTTGCCTGCTGTGAGCAAACTTAAGGCTTGAGTTTCTCACAGTTTAACAAATATAAACgaaaaatgaagtagaaatatATGTTAAACTAGGACAAGGAAGTGTTCCAAAACAAAAGCAGGTGCTATCTTGAAGAAACTGGGCACCACCAAAAgtaagaagcttaaaaaaaaaaaaaaagaaaagaaaagaaaagaaaagaaggcaacATTTGTTTCTTAATTAAAACTTTTTCATCTTCGGTGCCTGCTCCAGCCTCCATTTACTGGTAACAGCTTATTGCTTCAAAACTAGTTTCGAGGTGCAAAACTAAAACAGTCCAAATGAAGTTGCTACCACTCAGCAATGAAAATGTTTACATAGCTTTTGATGCAGAAAGCTTAACTCTTCCTCTTTAAGCAAGCACAtactaaaaatgaaaaggaagctgCATCAGCAACATTATTCCGAAGGGACATGCTGTAATGTCGCACACTAAGAGTAAATGTCAGAATACTGCTTTAGTATCATCTGAATGATGAAACAAGGGATATTAAGAAATCCACAGGAACACAGTAAGATGACTTATTGTGTAACAACACAGTTCTGCTACACAATGCGCAGTAAGACTACAGTTTTGTCATGTCTACGTTTTTAAGCCTAGAGGTCAGCATACTTACTGTTACATTTAAGATTTCAAAAAGGGGATACATAGCTTTAAGATCAAAGAACAAGCAAAGAAAGTATATAAAGGTTGAGAGGGAAGGGTTTCATTCtggatttttcatattgtttAGTACAGACAGTTATCAGCACTCCAGGTAATAAGTGTGAAGTAGTAATGGTTTGATAGGGTACAATCTAAACAGAAGTCAAACTAAAGAGGAACTGAAGGTTAAAAGCTTCACCGTACAACCTTCCCTATTCCTTTCCCTCCCTCATCAAATTTGGATACAAAATTCAGATAAAGAGCTAAAGCTAACactgacaatgtttttttttttccttactgaaaaGGAGGATCTAAGAATTACTTAAATTTGCTGATGACTTATATTACTTCAGGATTATCTGAATTTGAGTAATTCATACACTCTACTCAAGTAAGGACAACCTCAGTGGACTAAGTCTGATAAAACACAATCGACTGCATTTAGGTATGCTCTCCACTTACATAGGACAATCTTGGACTTTAAATACAGATCCTAAGAAAGATCAGTCATAAGGGTGATTTCTCTGATGGAATGGTATGGAATATAGCACTAATTTAAGACAAGACAGGATAAAGTTCTTGAGTATGAAACAAAACATTAAGAACTCCTCTGCTCCTTTTGTTCTCAAAGTCACTGTGGTCACTGAAGGGCACAATGtcatatatatttgcttttcttctacAAATGAAAACCTGTGTCAAAGTCTGCACAACAAAAATCATCTGATACAAAGATTCATATACACTGTACAGCTCAATACAAACACATTACCTGCTGGCTGAAAAAAGAATCCTAAAATACATACTCTGCAGAATGAAGAGAAGAATCAATTTCAACAATTAAACTAGATGTTTAAATCCAAGGATTTCCATGGTCCAGAGCcataacattttttcctccttaaaatatCATGATAAAACTACTACTTTTTATTCCTGTGCCTTCTAGATTAAAGCTGCAGTATCTACAGAAGCTGAATATCTAActtgaaactggaaaaaacacacaATCTTCTTAGCTGTACTGGTAAATACATGCATCAAAGACACTATTCAGAAAAGTAACCTTCTTAGTCCTAGGTAATCCTATGTTGTGGGATGAACAAGACCTTCTTAAGCAGTAATATGCCTTGCCAGGTATCTTTGTATAATATCTAAAAGCACCAGTTAATGATTTCATAAAAATAACAGTCCTGTATGCAAGTTCAGAACACAGCACTATCTACTACTTTCAGAGTACACGTCAGAAGGAGATTTTGTCAAGATTTTATTAAATGAGCACATCAGCAAGTAAAATTAAACAGAaacaaggaacaaaacaaaaaaaaccaacaaaaaaaccccctacaCAGCGTCCTAGAGGTGGCAGTCCACAATTCCTTTTACAGTTATCTTCAACGATCTGGTTTTCATATTCCCAAGAAGCTTACGTGTCTTGTTTCCCACCCACccccattttttctgttttgattcttttaataaataatggACACCACAGGTGATCCTAGAGCAGAATTCCACACCTCAGCACTGCATAGCTGGAAGACTAAGTTCACTGGATGTCATCGTCATCAAAGAGATCTTCAAAATCTagttaggaaaaataaaataaggtaaattaatcttaaaaatattaaactgctTTACATATACACACCATATACATACTACACAAgtactttttttcattatttggactaaagacagaaaaaaatccccatgaATTACGTATGTAACAGTTCCCACACTATCACTAGAAGGGTCCCATTGGAgcaggggaggagaaagagacGGAAGGCAGACTCAAGTATGTAAGCGGTACCACAAGTCAATTAAACACACTACTTCACTTGTACCATACAAGCTTTGCAATTAAATTCATGAAAGCAAAGTAAAGCTTGAAaaactgtttgggttttttttaaaactagatACATTAAGTAGCTATCACATTCAGAATGGATCAGCCACGAAGCCCAGACTCCAGAACTAAACAAGTGCCGACTGCATGGCACAGATCTCAGGTGCAGACACTTCTGCAGAATTTTGGCTTCAGTTCATAGCATCCCAGCATACATGCTTATGAGCTTCACAGATTGACAGTTTCTGGTTTCACATTTATGAATTACTGTTAAAAAtcacttccaaaaaaaaagtttttagctGAGAAGATGCTGCTAACATTTttcactgcctttcccacccccattCCCCCCAACCCACAAAATCCTAGTCTCACTCACAGTAGTGCAATACAGCTATCTAAGCACAATTGCTCTAGTCATTCTGGGAAGTACCTTACTTAACTGCTCAGTTTTGTGTCTTCTTTGGGTATTGAGCATAGACTAGCAACATAACTGAAACAAAGTCTTTGTTCTTACAGAAGTCAAATACAACCATTGCTATACAATAAACTGAGACCTGATCTCTATTTAGGAGAGTGCCAAACTAGAATAGCTCTGGGATATAACATCTCAGCTTTATGACAGAActtcaagaaaatatttgttcCTGAATACGCTGGCTCTTACAATGGAGAGTTGCCTCACAATTGTATAAAGTATGTTGAAAACTAaagttatttttagcttttttttggggggggggggaaggggggcttTTTTTCCCACCTGTATTCTAAATATTGAGCAGCGTGAGAAAGCTACTTAATCTCAGAAGGAACACCACTATTAGTGACACCAACAACACAACAGCAAATACTCAATAACATATCTAAGTCAGACATTCACTCCTGAGTTGTGAAGAAgtactttttaaaagcatttattgaCCAGACATAAGATGACCTACATGGCTGGATGGCTGTTTCCATCTATAACTAAAACCAGCTAAACAACAATATACATACGTGGGTGTGAGTGTGAGAGCGGCTGACATTCAGTTGCAGAAGACATACCAAAGCCAAAGTTCCATTTGGCtttatacacacgcacacacttaTATAAACATGTATATATCCTGCGAGATTAAAGATTTACCTAAAAAATATCTATACCTAAAACAATCAGTAAACTCCTGTTCATACATATACAAAATTTTGCTTACAAGAGCAGCTCGTTCACTAAACCACCTCACACTCTTAAATCAGTCAAgaagctggggagaggagaggcaggcagcattTCACTGCCGCCCGCAGGATTTAACCTGGGAAGGCTGTTTATGAGCGGCGCCCATTAAAAACGCAGGGAGCGAGAGCCGCAAGCAGGGAGCGGGGCAGAACGACGCCAGcgcggccgggggtgctgggaggccggcggcgctgcccccgccgcagcggccCTTACCGTTGAAGAAGTCGGCGTGCACCGCTTTCTCGTTGGCGGCGAGGTCCATCAGCAGGCCCGTGCTTCCCCCTGCCTGGAAACGCAAGCGCTGaagccccgccgcggcgcggcagcccggccccggcggccccagcCCACCTCCCCGCTCAGGCCCGCACCTCGTCGAGGTCCACGTACGGCCCCGCACCCTCCGGGAACATCTCGTCCACAGCCGGCTTCATGGCGCGACCCTCCTCCTCACCCCCGCGACCCCGCTTCCGGCCGCCCGCCGCTCAGCTTCCGCTTTACGGCGTCCTCGAGCAGCTGTGCGGCCGCTCTGTACGCTAGGCGGTGCAGCCTCTCTATGGTCGCTCCCCGGAGGCGGGCCCGTGGCGGTTGGCATGGCGACGGGGCGCGGCCGGCGCCATCTTGGTCCCCGGTGTGTGGGTGCTGCGCCGCGGGGCGCTCGGCAgggtgtctgtctgtctgggtggaggggcagccccaggcccccCAGGGGCGCTCACCAGTTGTACTTGAACAGGGCCCGCAGTATTCTGGAGGCAAAAAGCTTTCTTCCCTGCTGTCATTTCAGCTTGCTCAGAGCAGAGGAAAATTGTCACTGCAGAACAACAGCCGGGTAGCCACACCGTGCAAAGGAGGGGAGGTCTGGCAGCAAGCTGCCCCTTGCAAGGCTGCTGAAAACAAGGCAAGAAAATCTACTGTCCCCTCTTGCCAataagaaggggaaaagaaaggagaaactgtACGAACAGAAGACAAACAACATCCTTTGGTTTTTTGCAACCCCGAGACTATTTCTTCTTTCAGCTGTGGCTGAGCAAATAGGCCTAGGTTGGCCCAGCGGTTAAAACCTTTGCTGAACTGAACAAAATAACTTTGAACTAGTTGGAGACAGCTAAGAGAGCATTATTTTGTTGCAAGGAGCATCTCTGTTGCAGTAAATTACACTGGTTCTCCATCTCCAATAATGGGGATAAGACAGAGAATAGACCAGGCATTATCACCAAGTGGAGGGGACGGCGCACACTGTAGCAAAGTGTTTTTATACCCAGCCCTCTGTCAACGTAGCGTCTGTTATGCCAGCAATGCTAGCAGCACAAATAACGCTCTTCTGCTCTGCAACCAGACAAAACAAGCACAACAGGGCAAAATCAGGGTTTAGAGGGTCTGACACTAAAAGCAAAAGATCTGGCAGCACATGATCAAAGAGATCAGCATCTTCACACAAGTCTGCAAGAGCACTgtacatttaaaaattcaaacaaacaacAATCAAAAATCAAGGAGTTTATTGGTTTTGCACAAAGGCATAAATTCTAAAAAGAAAGCTAATTTTGTCTGTGATTTTATAAAGCAAGAAGTAGTATATATGACTGCTACAGGGTTTAAAGAGTGCTGAAAATAATGCAAGTGCCTGAACTGGCAGCTCTGGTGCATTCACTGGCAGCCACACATTCCCTTAAACATCTCAGCACCCGCTTCGGCAGAGATGAGCAAAGTGATTAGTGCTCGTGGTTTGGGACATTATAACCAAGATGACTTCCAAAAGGGAATTGAGCAAAGAAGGTTCTGGCCATTTCAGTGATCCTGTTGTAGGCTCCCAGGGTCCGGAAATATTCCACGTATGACCAGAAGTCATTGGCTGAGAAAGGCCAGTATGGCATGGCTACAGGTTCCTGGTAGAGATCTACAATGAAAAACTGCAGAATTagattaataaaatacaaagcatTTCTGTTAAAGCTCAGGGCTAGGAGCCAACATGGTTTAGGGATCTAACTCTTACTGGGAGGCTAGTGACTTCCTCTGACCTGTGCTCTTTTATGTGGTTCAGCTCTTAGACCCCCCTCTCCTCAAAAAGGGGTGGTTTTCTGATGGAGCCATTATCCTCTGCTCCAGCTGCAACAGGAATGACAGTTGGACATGGCAGAGGGCATGAAAGAAGGGACGCTAGACTCGTATATAGGGCTCTCAGCAGTTGGAGCAATTCAACACTTCCTGAGGCTACCTAATTCCTAGAAAGGCACCTGACTGCTGGAAAGTAAGAAGCAACTGCAAGTCACTTTTTCCCATTCCTCCTCtactgcatttcttctgccacaTAAAAATGGGCAGGAACAAGGGTATCACTCTATGGTCTGCGcccacagctgcctgcacacaGGTCATCCCTCTGACAGCAGAGCCAGTGCCTCAAGCCAGGCAGCTGTTCCCCATCAGTCTCAGTGCAAACGCAGCCGGGCAAACCACAGCGCAAGCcggggctgcaggggctgcccAGGCATCGCCCCAGACCTCAGATCACGCCTCTTCTCAGCAGGCAGTAAATGGAGAAAGGCACTGCCACTTTGAGGATGGCCACATATTCTAGGAATATCTGAGGCAAATTGAGATACTCACTGAAAAAAGATTTCAAATTCAGCAGGGAAAGGAGAGCAAAGCAAGTTCTGAAAATGCCAAGAGCTGACCTCCATTGGACCCAAATCCAGCCAAGCACAGAAGCGCATTAAAAATGTGAACACTGGCTGAGACCATAGTTACAAATGTCCTTCTGTGCTACAGAGCTAAACCCACTATTCTGATATAAATTAAAGCCCATTTAAATAAATGGGAGTCATTCCATTAATTAGACTCCCCTTTGACCAGGGTCTTTAGTGAGAATTAAGACCCTTCAACAATCCTGTCCTTAGACCTTAATTTCATAGAAGTAAAATTTGCAGTGCACAAGCACAGATGGCATATAACAAATCAAATGAGCCAGCCAAATGCAGTCTGCAGAGCAGAATTCATTGTTTTTATCAGCTGACCTTAGATTCACTTTGCAGTCTGCCAATTGGCCCagtgtgaaagaaaaaaacaaatgctgatAATGAGTAACAGAATACTACCTGgaggttttatttttagattgaCACTTGACTTCAGTTGCcacaaaaaatatttactgcaCATGGATATAATAGTACCCTCTATACCTTATATTTGTGAAAACGCAGGTGATATAGTCAATAGATGTTTAGAGATATAAGGAAAGATAATGgagcagaggaaaaatgttttttaaaagtaacCGAATTAAGATCCTACTCTGCTGTTATTCTGtatacatttctgtttttccatatcTGTTATGATACTCTCTACATATTTGTATCTGTGTACTCAGGATGCTACCGGCTATCATGCCGTTTATACTGAGATGCACGCCAACAATAGGACATTGTTACTGCAGACACATTTGTGCAACTTTGAGGGAATTGttccaatatttcttttttcagttggaTTTGTGGCAATTTGTAAGTTTTAAGATTTTTGCTGTGGAACTTACTTTTGGCCAACAAGTAAACACACACCTAGTATTAAGGTTCAGGACAGCCAAAATTCTCAGAGCCTAGTGTGGTTAGAAGTCTGGTGTGTTTAAAGTTATGTTTGCATACAGCAGATAACTAATGACTTGACCGTAACGCCCTTGAGGATTTGCCTTTAATGAATCATATttgctgcagggtttttttttttattttaagattgcAACTATATTAGCTCTGTCATTATGCTTACTAATATGTCAGCCTTTAAGTGATTTTCTAAAGAAATTTCTTAAAATTCTGTCCTCTTTCTCTACCAGAACTAGATGAAAACAGAGTCTGAATCACAGCCCGCTGAGGTTAGTAAGCGTTCCTGCTGAAATCGCTGGTAGGGATCAGGTCTGGGAGTTACAAATGACTCTAATTGTTAGTgatgcaaaagaaaggaaagacacATTAAGAGTTACCATCTCCATCCTGGATTGACCGGGCATctgtaaacaaacagaaaactcgTCAGTACCAGGTCTCATCCAGAAGGGCTTTCTGTTTACAAAAGGTTTGCTGTGTAGCTAGAAGCTGGTGAGTTCTTTAAAGCACAAGTAGGTCCCTACTTGTAGACAAACCTTTTGTTTCATGAAACAGCTGAATAAAGAATTCCTTGTTTGCAGTCATTCAGTAGCATAAACCAAATACTGTTCATTAACAGCCAGAGCAAGCACAACTAATACACAAGCAATATTCGATACTAATTCATTTCCTTCTATttagtaacaacaaaaaaatttctGGTTTCTTGAAAAATTAAACAAGAATAAATATAGCAGCAATCTTACCTGTTAGCATGTTCATCAgcatacagaagaaaaacaagccaaTAAACTTCATCTTTTTGCCAGTTACAGTGTTTCTGAAAAATAAGCTGTATAACAGATTATAGAAGATTAGTATTTATTCAAAGCATATTATTTCTTTATTAGAAGAATCCATTCCAAAATAGATTCCAATTAACAGCTTTGGCATAACAAGACCCAATTACATTTCCTTACAGTTTCTTAATTgcaacataaaatattaaaagaactACAGTAATGAACTGTGtactggtattttatttttaggtggCATAAATCCAGAAAGGTCCTCTGAACTGACAAAAAATTAAGTGtcttggaaatattttattttgtggctaatttaatttcattttagaaattacctctccccttttcttcttcttggagTAGTAAAGGTCTGTAGCTCAGAGTCAGCTATAAAACTCCAGAAGGATTTCTATTGCCGTAGAATAGCAGCACCATTTAAGGAAGggtggggaaaaaggaaagaaacgtCACCGAGTTACTACGCTAATCTGATTTTGTCACCTTCATCTGAAAGCATTTCAACTGCTCCCATCTGCATTATATCATAATCCCATCCGTATCAAGAAACTGCAGAATCAGCTTGCACAATAacacttctgtattttgaaaacagaagaagaaagtccAGAAGCAAGTTCAGCAATTATTACTTTTGTTATCGCCTCGAttctttctcttcagaaagattttttgaaatgttatttgaGCATATTGCTAACAGCATGAAGTTGTCTCCCTAGCTGAAACACATGACCTTAGATGTTTTACACTGCTTTTGTATTCTTACCTGGAATTCTTAAAAAATCTAGATCTTAAAATGTACATAGGCACCAAATGCCCACAGAAATCAATTAGCTTTCATTAAACAAGAGATTAGGTCCTAACAACCTCCGTTACAATGGTGAGCCTACTGCTACCTTCAAAGAGGGTTGGTGAGGCATTCTGCTATT carries:
- the OTOS gene encoding otospiralin isoform X3, with the protein product MKFIGLFFFCMLMNMLTDARSIQDGDDLYQEPVAMPYWPFSANDFWSYVEYFRTLGAYNRITEMARTFFAQFPFGSHLGYNVPNHEH
- the OTOS gene encoding otospiralin isoform X2, which translates into the protein MISPSQGECERLFFRNTVTGKKMKFIGLFFFCMLMNMLTDARSIQDGDDLYQEPVAMPYWPFSANDFWSYVEYFRTLGAYNRITEMARTFFAQFPFGSHLGYNVPNHEH
- the OTOS gene encoding otospiralin isoform X1 → MYILRSRFFKNSSLFFRNTVTGKKMKFIGLFFFCMLMNMLTDARSIQDGDDLYQEPVAMPYWPFSANDFWSYVEYFRTLGAYNRITEMARTFFAQFPFGSHLGYNVPNHEH